A single genomic interval of Desulfolucanica intricata harbors:
- the rplM gene encoding 50S ribosomal protein L13, translating into MKTYMAKPNEIKRKWWIIDAEGKVLGRLATEVARVLRGKHTPNYTPHVDTGDHVIVINADKVVLTGKKLDQKQYIRHSGYPGGLKKTDYRTMMQKNPELIVRKAIVGMLPHNTLGRNMAGKLKVYKGSEHPHEAQKPEVWPMQ; encoded by the coding sequence ATGAAAACCTATATGGCCAAGCCAAATGAAATAAAACGCAAGTGGTGGATTATTGATGCCGAAGGTAAGGTACTTGGCAGGTTAGCCACGGAGGTGGCCCGGGTATTAAGGGGAAAACACACTCCTAACTATACTCCGCACGTAGATACCGGTGATCACGTTATTGTCATTAATGCTGATAAAGTAGTTTTGACCGGTAAGAAACTAGACCAGAAACAATATATTCGTCATTCCGGATATCCCGGTGGCCTGAAAAAAACCGACTACAGAACCATGATGCAAAAGAATCCGGAATTGATTGTAAGAAAAGCAATTGTAGGTATGCTGCCTCATAATACCTTGGGTAGAAATATGGCCGGTAAACTTAAGGTATATAAAGGAAGCGAACATCCACATGAAGCTCAAAAACCTGAAGTATGGCCTATGCAGTAG
- a CDS encoding heteromeric transposase endonuclease subunit TnsA: MAKRDTSWTMAKYKRFLSENRGAGELASYKPWLSIQDFPSNGRVSRIKGWKTNRIHHFFSDIQTRCFYMFEWDDEIVDIREHYPLLDLVEVVKDNKDLKQEFFTNKEPPYILTTTFLLTLRNREYIARTVKSVGELEKKSVLERLEIERRYWAAKQIDFGIITQKEIPTKMVKNIEWIHSSLYTYEERGLTENSLENYCNILIDKFRDNKHSIRKITSDFDKENNVSDGTGLFIFKYLLASKHIYIDMNESIDITESRPKIIIDWGARYASNQ, translated from the coding sequence ATGGCCAAAAGAGATACTTCTTGGACTATGGCGAAGTATAAAAGATTCTTGTCTGAAAATCGTGGTGCAGGAGAATTAGCCTCCTATAAGCCCTGGTTATCCATACAAGACTTCCCGTCAAATGGTAGGGTGTCACGCATAAAAGGCTGGAAGACAAACAGAATACATCATTTCTTTTCAGATATTCAAACCAGATGTTTTTATATGTTTGAATGGGATGATGAAATAGTAGATATTAGAGAACATTATCCACTTTTAGATTTAGTAGAGGTGGTAAAAGACAATAAAGACCTTAAACAAGAGTTTTTTACTAATAAAGAACCTCCATATATATTAACCACAACATTTCTACTTACTTTACGAAATCGCGAATATATTGCAAGAACAGTAAAATCAGTGGGTGAGTTAGAGAAGAAGTCGGTGCTGGAAAGACTAGAAATAGAGAGAAGATATTGGGCGGCGAAGCAAATTGATTTTGGCATAATTACACAAAAAGAAATACCTACTAAAATGGTAAAAAACATAGAGTGGATACATTCAAGTTTGTATACCTATGAAGAAAGAGGCTTAACAGAAAATTCATTAGAGAATTATTGTAACATTTTAATTGATAAATTTAGAGATAATAAACATTCAATCAGAAAAATAACTTCTGACTTTGATAAAGAAAATAATGTATCAGATGGAACAGGCTTATTCATTTTTAAATACCTTCTAGCATCTAAACATATTTACATTGATATGAATGAATCAATAGATATAACAGAAAGTCGTCCTAAAATTATTATTGATTGGGGTGCTAGGTATGCTTCCAATCAATAG
- the rpsI gene encoding 30S ribosomal protein S9, with the protein MAQVQFYGTGRRKNAIARVYLLPGDGKFTVNNRPMDAYFGRKSLLKVVRQPLDLTGTNGKFDIKVRVLGGGISGQAGAVKMGIARALVQADPNLRPDLKKAGFLTRDPRMKERRKYGLKKARRAPQFSKR; encoded by the coding sequence TTGGCCCAAGTACAATTTTATGGAACAGGTCGGAGAAAAAATGCTATAGCCCGGGTTTACTTGTTACCGGGTGATGGTAAATTTACTGTTAACAACAGACCCATGGATGCATATTTCGGACGCAAGTCTTTACTAAAAGTTGTAAGACAGCCTTTAGATTTAACCGGTACTAACGGTAAATTTGACATTAAAGTAAGGGTTTTAGGTGGCGGCATCAGCGGCCAGGCCGGTGCAGTCAAAATGGGCATTGCCCGTGCCTTAGTGCAAGCAGATCCTAATTTACGCCCCGACTTAAAGAAAGCAGGCTTTTTAACCCGTGACCCGCGGATGAAAGAGAGAAGGAAATACGGTCTTAAAAAAGCACGTCGTGCTCCACAATTTTCAAAACGTTAA
- the truA gene encoding tRNA pseudouridine(38-40) synthase TruA, which translates to MRNIKVTIAYDGTNYHGFQEQRGTRLPTIQGVLQQELSRLSKNEIIVTAAGRTDAGVHAKGQVINFVADKWQIPIDRVVPALNSVLPKDICALAAEEVDPFFHARFAAVAKTYKYYIYNDIVPSPFWRLYSYHYKGYLDLEQMQKAAAYLIGEHDFCSFMAAGSPVKSTVRTLYELKLERKDKLIVLSFHGNGFLYNMVRIITGTLIEVGIGKYGPGDLKQILEGRNRKLAGPTAAASGLFLEKVYY; encoded by the coding sequence TTGAGAAACATCAAGGTTACTATAGCATATGACGGCACAAATTATCATGGCTTTCAGGAGCAGCGGGGTACAAGACTACCTACAATTCAGGGTGTTTTGCAGCAGGAGTTAAGCCGGCTTTCAAAAAATGAGATTATAGTAACAGCCGCCGGTCGTACAGATGCAGGGGTACATGCCAAAGGTCAGGTAATAAATTTTGTTGCGGATAAGTGGCAAATTCCCATAGACCGAGTTGTTCCGGCCCTTAACAGTGTCTTACCCAAAGATATTTGTGCTTTAGCTGCAGAGGAAGTTGACCCTTTTTTTCACGCTCGTTTTGCAGCGGTAGCTAAAACCTATAAATATTATATTTATAATGATATTGTCCCTTCTCCTTTTTGGCGATTGTATAGTTATCACTATAAAGGTTACCTGGATTTAGAACAGATGCAGAAAGCTGCTGCTTATTTAATCGGTGAACATGACTTCTGTTCTTTTATGGCTGCAGGCAGTCCTGTTAAATCCACTGTCAGAACGCTGTATGAGTTGAAATTAGAAAGAAAAGACAAGCTGATTGTGCTGTCATTTCATGGGAATGGTTTTTTGTATAATATGGTTAGAATAATTACAGGAACATTAATCGAGGTTGGGATTGGGAAGTACGGACCCGGTGATTTAAAACAGATCCTTGAGGGGCGAAATCGAAAATTGGCAGGACCGACAGCTGCAGCATCAGGATTGTTTCTGGAAAAAGTTTATTATTAA